The following are encoded together in the Mumia sp. Pv4-285 genome:
- a CDS encoding DNA-3-methyladenine glycosylase I produces MSDVVVGPDGLARCPWGASAAEMQTYHDTEWGRPVRDERGLFERLTLEAFQSGLSWAIVLRKRPRFREVFADFDPVVVAAYDGRRVAELLDDAGIIRNRTKVEATIANAAAVRAFEGGFADFVWSFAPPRAPRPVTLADVPAITPESKALAAGLKKRGFVFVGPTTAYAMMQATGMVDDHLAECHVRPTAD; encoded by the coding sequence GGTGGGTCCCGACGGTCTGGCCCGTTGTCCGTGGGGTGCGTCGGCGGCGGAGATGCAGACCTACCACGACACGGAGTGGGGCCGGCCCGTCCGGGACGAGCGAGGTCTCTTCGAGAGGCTCACGCTCGAGGCGTTCCAGTCCGGGCTCTCGTGGGCGATCGTGCTGCGCAAGCGGCCGCGCTTCCGTGAGGTCTTCGCCGACTTCGACCCGGTGGTCGTCGCGGCGTACGACGGTCGCCGTGTCGCCGAGCTGCTCGACGACGCGGGCATCATCCGCAACCGGACGAAGGTCGAGGCGACGATCGCTAACGCGGCCGCCGTGCGAGCGTTCGAGGGCGGGTTCGCCGACTTCGTGTGGTCGTTCGCCCCGCCGCGCGCGCCACGGCCCGTGACGCTCGCCGACGTCCCCGCCATCACACCGGAGTCCAAGGCCCTCGCAGCCGGGCTCAAAAAGCGCGGGTTCGTCTTCGTCGGCCCGACGACCGCGTACGCGATGATGCAGGCCACCGGCATGGTCGACGACCACCTGGCCGAGTGCCACGTGCGGCCGACAGCAGACTGA
- a CDS encoding M14 family zinc carboxypeptidase yields the protein MRTAHAVAAGTLVAVVSVLGAPAGAVSPTTSAPRAVLTVQVATSASRPAVVERVVVGHSRKGREIVAYRLGDPEARRSAVVIAAMHGDERKPQAILRNLRDGSPISGLDLWVVPNANPDGVARKARRNARGVDLNRNFPRRWKASKRGPTWSGPKAASEPETRAMMRFLRKVAPDQVVSFHQPLYGIDTSGTGNRPLARRLAKHLRLPKRSFSCGSGCHGTMSQWFNHRLDGQLVTVELGRRPSKAYLTRTAPKGLLKALGGTRP from the coding sequence ATGCGCACTGCTCATGCCGTCGCCGCCGGCACCCTCGTGGCGGTCGTCTCCGTCCTCGGGGCACCCGCCGGTGCCGTGTCCCCGACCACCTCGGCCCCCCGGGCGGTCCTGACGGTGCAGGTCGCGACGTCTGCGTCACGTCCCGCCGTGGTCGAGCGCGTGGTGGTCGGGCACTCCCGCAAAGGTCGGGAGATCGTCGCCTACCGCCTGGGCGATCCCGAAGCGCGCCGATCGGCGGTGGTGATCGCCGCGATGCACGGCGACGAGCGCAAGCCGCAGGCGATCCTGCGCAACCTGCGCGACGGCAGCCCGATCAGCGGGCTCGACCTGTGGGTGGTGCCGAACGCCAACCCCGACGGTGTCGCGCGCAAGGCGCGACGGAACGCTCGCGGCGTGGATCTCAACCGCAACTTCCCGCGGAGGTGGAAGGCGTCCAAGCGCGGGCCGACGTGGTCGGGGCCGAAGGCGGCGTCGGAGCCGGAGACACGCGCCATGATGCGGTTCCTCCGCAAGGTCGCGCCCGACCAGGTCGTCTCGTTCCACCAGCCGCTCTACGGGATCGACACGAGCGGCACCGGCAACCGTCCGCTCGCGCGGAGGTTGGCCAAGCACCTGCGCCTTCCGAAGCGGAGCTTCTCCTGCGGGTCCGGGTGCCACGGCACGATGTCGCAGTGGTTCAACCACCGGCTCGACGGTCAGCTGGTGACCGTCGAGCTCGGCCGCCGCCCGTCGAAGGCCTACCTGACCCGTACGGCGCCCAAGGGTCTTCTCAAGGCGCTGGGCGGCACTCGCCCCTGA
- a CDS encoding enoyl-CoA hydratase-related protein: MTEPHAPVSYEVADGVATIALARPESLNAFDDATKVAFRDHLHDAAADDTVRCVVLTGSGRAFSAGQDLKELVAKRDSGAPLSNTVEEHYNPMVLAITTMPKPVIAAVNGIAAGAGASLAFAADFRIVAESAGFNLAFAGIALSADTGASWTLQRLVGFPKATELLLLPRTIRADEALQLGIATQVVPDDELADVVRELATRLAAGPTLAYASLKRALAYSATHSLPEALTNEGRLMALTGASEDHRAAVNAFLAKEKPTFVGR, from the coding sequence ATGACCGAACCTCACGCTCCCGTCTCGTACGAGGTCGCCGACGGCGTCGCCACGATCGCCCTGGCACGGCCCGAATCCCTCAACGCGTTCGACGACGCGACCAAGGTCGCCTTCCGCGACCACCTGCACGACGCGGCCGCCGACGACACCGTGCGGTGCGTCGTCCTGACCGGCTCTGGGCGAGCCTTCAGCGCCGGACAGGACCTCAAGGAGCTCGTCGCGAAGCGCGACTCGGGCGCTCCTCTGAGCAACACCGTCGAGGAGCACTACAACCCGATGGTGCTCGCGATCACGACGATGCCGAAGCCCGTGATCGCCGCGGTCAACGGCATCGCGGCCGGCGCGGGGGCGTCGCTGGCCTTCGCAGCAGACTTCCGGATCGTCGCCGAGTCAGCAGGCTTCAACCTCGCCTTCGCGGGCATCGCGCTGTCGGCCGACACCGGCGCGTCCTGGACGCTGCAGCGGCTGGTCGGCTTCCCGAAGGCGACCGAGCTCCTGCTGCTGCCTCGTACGATCCGGGCCGACGAGGCGCTGCAGCTCGGGATCGCGACGCAGGTCGTGCCCGACGACGAGCTCGCCGACGTCGTCCGCGAGCTCGCGACCCGGCTCGCCGCGGGTCCGACCCTCGCGTACGCGTCCCTCAAGCGCGCGCTCGCCTACTCGGCGACCCACAGCCTGCCCGAGGCTCTCACGAACGAGGGACGGCTGATGGCGCTGACCGGGGCGTCGGAGGACCACCGGGCGGCGGTCAACGCGTTCCTCGCGAAGGAGAAGCCCACCTTCGTCGGGCGCTGA
- a CDS encoding DUF3117 domain-containing protein — MAAMKPRTGDGPLEVTKEGRCIVMRVPLEGGGRLVVELTNDEASNLGDALKAV; from the coding sequence ATGGCGGCCATGAAGCCTCGGACCGGGGACGGCCCGCTGGAGGTCACCAAAGAGGGACGCTGCATCGTGATGCGGGTTCCGCTCGAAGGTGGCGGACGACTCGTCGTCGAGCTGACCAACGACGAAGCATCCAACCTCGGCGACGCCCTGAAGGCTGTCTGA